A section of the Fusobacterium sp. DD2 genome encodes:
- a CDS encoding adhesion protein FadA: MKKVLVVLFATLLVSQVYASQDIMAEFQDLDAQYQQLVNEENARFEEEKVNCQLAEQKIVQLNEAIATVKEKIADASIERESRYFKDDFDALTKKYKEYLGKLEQSLAVNEGIVADFQKISAVRGNQN, from the coding sequence ATGAAGAAAGTTTTAGTGGTGCTTTTTGCAACATTGTTGGTATCTCAGGTTTATGCTTCACAGGACATCATGGCAGAATTTCAAGATTTAGATGCACAATACCAACAGTTAGTAAATGAAGAAAATGCAAGATTTGAAGAAGAAAAAGTAAACTGTCAGCTAGCTGAACAAAAAATTGTGCAGTTAAATGAAGCTATAGCTACAGTTAAAGAAAAAATTGCTGATGCAAGTATCGAGAGGGAAAGTAGATATTTTAAAGATGATTTTGATGCCTTAACTAAAAAATACAAAGAGTATTTAGGTAAACTTGAGCAGTCACTTGCAGTAAATGAAGGAATCGTTGCAGATTTCCAAAAGATAAGTGCTGTTAGAGGAAACCAAAATTAA
- the trpS gene encoding tryptophan--tRNA ligase, which translates to MKRSLSGIQSSGILHLGNYFGAIKQFVDNQKSGEYDCFYFIADYHSLTSLPDPKSVTENTYNIVLDYLALGLDPKKSTIFLQSDVPEHTELSWLLSNVTPVGLLERGHSYKDKIAKGISPNTGLLTYPVLMAADILMYDTDIVPVGKDQKQHLEFARDIAMKFNQQYGVDLFKLPEPLILDDSAIVPGTDGQKMSKSYGNTINMFASKKELKKQVMSIVTDSTPLEEPKDPDNNVAKLYALFATIEKQNEMKEKFLAGNYGYGHAKTEVLNAILEYFGEAREKREELIKHPDYIKDVLFEGGKKARAIAQEKVMKAKEAVGLVGNLYKYMK; encoded by the coding sequence ATGAAAAGAAGTTTATCTGGTATTCAGTCTAGTGGAATACTACACTTAGGGAATTATTTTGGAGCGATAAAACAATTTGTAGATAATCAAAAAAGTGGAGAATATGACTGTTTTTACTTTATTGCCGATTATCATTCATTAACATCTTTACCAGATCCAAAATCAGTTACTGAAAATACATATAATATAGTATTGGATTATTTAGCTTTAGGACTTGATCCTAAAAAATCAACAATATTTTTACAGTCAGATGTGCCTGAACACACTGAACTTTCATGGCTTTTATCTAACGTTACTCCAGTTGGGCTATTAGAAAGAGGACACTCATATAAGGATAAAATTGCAAAAGGAATTTCTCCTAACACAGGACTTTTAACTTATCCAGTACTTATGGCAGCAGATATATTGATGTATGATACAGATATAGTGCCAGTTGGAAAAGATCAGAAGCAGCATCTTGAATTTGCAAGAGATATAGCTATGAAATTTAACCAGCAATATGGAGTTGACCTGTTTAAACTTCCAGAACCTTTAATTTTAGATGATTCAGCAATTGTACCAGGAACAGATGGACAAAAAATGAGTAAATCATATGGTAATACTATAAATATGTTTGCAAGTAAAAAAGAACTGAAAAAGCAGGTTATGAGTATTGTTACAGATTCAACACCTCTTGAAGAGCCAAAAGATCCAGACAACAACGTAGCAAAACTTTATGCACTTTTTGCAACTATTGAAAAACAAAATGAAATGAAAGAAAAATTCCTGGCTGGAAATTATGGATATGGGCATGCTAAAACAGAAGTATTAAATGCAATACTTGAATACTTTGGAGAAGCAAGAGAAAAGAGAGAAGAGCTTATTAAACACCCTGATTACATAAAAGATGTATTATTTGAAGGTGGAAAGAAAGCAAGAGCTATAGCACAGGAAAAAGTAATGAAAGCAAAAGAAGCAGTTGGATTAGTAGGAAATCTTTATAAATATATGAAATAA